The genomic segment GTGCCGGCAGctggagctctcccagctcagccaggggctCAGGCCAGCAGGGGTCAATCCTCGTGGAGCTCCTCGGCAGCACAAACAGAGGCTCCCAGCACTGGAGTCAGTCTCTGCTGGGCTCGGTGCATCCGTGAGCACAGAGGAACAGCTTCATTTCTGCGCCTTCCCACGCCGGGAGGAGCGCTCTTCCCAACTCTGTTCCGTGCTGGAGCCTCGGCAATTCCTCAAACGCTGTTTGTAAAGCAAGCTGCTCGAGAGGTGACCGCTGGATCCAGCGTGGCAGCCTCTGACTGGGGGGGATCCTTTCTGGTTAAATGCTGGATTCTCACTGCCAGGGAGCCAATGTCAACAACGCTTCGTGTCCACAGGAAGCCAAACACTCAGCAACCTCAGCATTTTCACAGCACTTCTTGATCAAGCTAAAAACCATTGGATTCCTCAAGTGCTGCTGTCTTGTTTCCATCTCGCTATCTGCTTGCAATTAGGTTTGTCTCAAACATACAAAGGAACtgttaaagcaaaaaaaaattagctgcCACAGTAGGTCTTAGAAAATGCCAGTGTTTAATGACAGACTAGGCGTGAATGAAAGGTTTAGCAGAAGCGTGAGAAGATTTTAAATAAACCAAAGTGTTACAAAGCAAGAGGTGTGAAAATACCATTCTTTGGTCTAAATTAGCTGTTCCCTTTATATTAGTTTAACATTCCAATGGCTTTTtcaaaactgtttaaaaataatataagcTGAAATTTATTAAGcaaaaatatgtattatatacATGGATGCCTGATCAGACAGATGAAATTAAAAGTGAACATAGTGACAGTTGTTTAGATAATCCTAGTACCTTAAAAAAAAGATGAGTTAGTGTTGAGTGCGCAGTAATagatttttattgaaaaaggTAAAAAACTAAGCATGAAAATCTGTTTTAGTTATTTATAAACACTACATCCTTGTGGTTTTGTTGCTCTAAATTCAGACGTAAACATTCATTCTGACATGCCAAAGCTCCTATTGCTGGTGGGAAGTTCCTGTAACCATCAGCGCTCGCTTCAGGGCGCGTTGCCGGGACGCTCCCTCCCCGCGGCCTCGCTGCTCTCCGCCGGTTCCGCAGCcgccagctcctcctgctcggCTCCATCCTCCCCGGAGCCGGGCTCCTCCTCGCGCTCGGGAGCATCCTCGTCCTCCACGCCGTTGTAGAACTCCTCCATCTCGCTCTCGTCCTCCACGTCCAGGCTCTGGCTGCGGCAGGAGCCGCTgtcgctgctgctgccgcaggagctggaggagatgaTGTCGTCCTCGGAGTCCGAGTACACCTCGGCGCCGTGGAAGATGTAGCGGTTGGGGGGCAGGAACAGATACTGGGAGCCTGCAACACAGTGGCAACGGTCAGGGACTGCCGGGTACAAAAGCTGGTGGTTGAAATAGATCTGTTTCCAACATCAGATGACATGGAAATGCATTTATGCCATGCATGTGTATTTATTACAAAGGACAGAAGAAATGCTTCACTGGAAATTCAGtgttcctcctcccctccctctgaCACCAAAGAGAATTTACACTAATTGTTCAGCAGCTGTTTTATGGGAACACGTTCCCAGCTAGACTTCCTCCACCTATGGCAGGACAGGAGCCCCTGCATGGAGCATCAGACAAAGTCTAAACCCAGCCTTTCCTCTAGAAATGGTAAGCAGAAAGTTGGGTTTATACCTGGTTTGTGTTGATCTGAATTTAGAGTCACTTTATTTCCTGACTCCTTACATCAGTTACAGGACTGCACACTTGAGGGCTTCCTTGGAAAGTCTAAACATTCCTTAAAAACGTGCCTCACTCCAGCTGTGAGATTTTTAAGTCCTGTCATTACTTTGTCTTCCAGCTCTACTGCAATACCAAATCATGCTCTACTTGTGACCAGCTTCTGAACACCTCAGGATCAAACTAACTTTTctgaaaatacatttgaaaatgTTGCgaagggatttattttttgatACCTACCTTCAGCCTCCTAAACTTTGATCTTTTAGGTGAGGATGTAATCCCTGATTTTTAAACCTATTGTGAAATACAAACAATATTTCCTACTGGCTctccaaaagaaataaatggtTCAATGAGAGTTATGTAGACACTTGTCTGAACAAAAATAGCCACCAAAACCCACTGATTGTGTCAAGAGTAACTTATTTACCACTTTAAAGTAAGTCTAGCATAAATGTATCTGCCAAAAGAAGCAAAATACTGAAAAGCATTAACACTTACCATCCAGCCTTTTGCTAATCTGTTCTTTTGCAGATCTGTTTACCCAACACTTCTTCAATATTTcactcttttctttattttctccatCATTAGATCCATTTTCCTTCATTGTTTCAGAGTTCATTAGCTCACTAGCAGGATTTTCAGGGTTTTCTGATGACACCTGAAGCGTCTCCTCTGAGCAGGTCCCTTTCGTTTCAGAGGCAGGCTCACAGTTTTCTAGCTTACATTCAGGGGGGTGCTGTGACACCACGGCAGGACTGGCTGGGCTCATCCTCCCTGGCGAGCTGGAGCCTTCTGAAATGTTCAGAGGGGTTGGAGGGAGCTCAGCCGAGAGCGCTTCCAGCTCCTTGTGCGGCCGCGGCGGCTTCTCTGTGATTTCCGAAAGTTTCACCGAGTTGTAGCAAAGTTTTGTGTACTCACTGCCCAACCTGTGGCACAACTCGTTAATGATAACATCACAGTCTCCGAGAAGCTCCACGTCAAAGTGAAGATGAGGCAAAGGTTCCCTATTGATTAAGATCTGAGGCACTTCATGGGGGATGGAACCTGCGGGTGGAAAAGAGAATTCAAAGGTGGTCACTTGGGTTTTACTTCCAGCAGAGACCTGCTGAGGAAGCTCAGGCTTCTCTTCATGCCTTCACTTGAAACAAGACAAAACCAGGCAGGTCAGGAAGAAGGCAAGCCAGTCCCAAATTTAACAATGGCAGTTTGAGGTGCTGTGCCTACTGTAGCCTGCTTAGATGGATTTTCCCTCCCCCCATTTTTTCCAGTTAAAAGCATTTCTCAATCACTGAGAAACATATGCACAGAAATACTGGCTACAGTAATATTAAAGATTAAAATTAGTACTATAATACCTTCAAATTATGTTGATTTTGTGCGTTTACTTTATGTACTTAAGTGCACACGAAGAATTACTGCTTTTGAGATGCTTCCTTTCTAAAGCCTTCAAGCCCTTCTAAAGCATTTCACAAGCATGGAGAAAAATGAATCTTAGAACTGAGCCATTCAGGTTTGAGAGAGCAGTTTTTCAGATAATAATTTAATTACCTTGAGATTTACCTAGAGTATAGAAAAGGCATTTAGAATTTGTTCCTTTCTCAATTTTGCATTTCAGCTTTACATAGGCAAGCAGCTTTAGTCTTACAATTTTGTGGTGCTCACTGAATTGAACCAAAGATGTTCTTAAGAGCTTGGAGTTTGTTAACTGAGAATCCCACTTTTGATCCAaaatttgtaaagaaaatattaccAGACAGAGTCACTTACTTGGGATCAATGCTACTGGTCTTACTTTGAGTGAAGACCCAATGACAATGAGGAGATCCACTTCATTTTTGTCATACTTCATGGCACGGTGGAACTGCTCAGGCAGGTTCTCCCCAAAGAACACAATGTCCGGCTTCATGATGGCCAGGGGCTCCTcggggggacagcggggacagcggggcaccacctgcacacagagccctgtTAGTGCCAGCAGGAATGCCCTCTGGAACACCCACATGTGCCACAGCCCTGTTAGTGCCTGCAGGAATGCCCTCTGAAACACTGACATGTGCCACAGCCCTGTTAGTGCCTGCAGGAATGCCCTCTGGAACACCCACACCTCACAGCTGCCCTCTGAAACACCCACATGTGCCACAGACACTTATTTTGGCAGAGACAGGGAAGTTTCAGTGATGTTTCCTCATTTCATTGTTCTGTGGATGTACAGACAGCTACACTTCTCACTGCTGACTGGAACCCCGCTCAGGGAAATGAAGCCACAGCAGGAATAAAGAGGGACAAGCCAGGCAGGTCTGTCACACAAACCAAAGCCCAGCAGTCGTGCTCAACACCAACTGAGCACACCTCCCATTGGACAGCAAGAGATTTTTCATAGTCTGATCTGAACAAAAGCTGAGATTTCACTGTCAGGTTCCAGTGGAGGATCTGACACAAACCCTGTCCTGATCCAAGAGTCTTGTGCAGAGCTTTACCTGCTGTCCCTCCCCTAAAAGGTTACAGGTGTTGCACCCACAAAGCTACAGGGCACTGGGGCAGGCAGCTGGCCAAGAGCATCCAGCACAAGAACAGAGCCCAGAACTTGCTTGGTCTCCATTTTAAACTTTTCTAATTCCTCAGAAACAGAGGAGAATCCTGCTTCACTAACCAAAGTGGCCACTAGTCAGATTTGTGGAGAAGTAGattcccttttttcctgagCCAGGGAGTTTTCTGATCTTTGGGACCTCTTTCAATTCTTTCCTATTTAAGGACTTtttaagagagaagaaaaacaaggcGAGTGATAGATCTACAGACAATACGGAGCAATTTCCTTCTAATAGTGCAAATTTTTTCAGCTGTAGTGCTAAAATATAAGACTTCACAATAAATCCAAGGAGCTGCAATCATATAGGAACCATCACAAGCTACAAATTAGAGCTATAAAGGTGAAAAGATATGTACATTACCTATTGGAATAGAAAAATACCTGAAAACTGACATTTAAATGCATAACAAGTCCCTACTATACAGAgaacagctgcagaaaaaataatacagaatGTTGAAAGTTTAAAtgaaagaattaattttatggATGCCTGCAGTGGGACAGAAGACAATACTCTCCaaatcagaaaatatcacaAGTAGAAGGCCTTCCTCTAGTGTCAAATGATCTTTCCCAAAATTCAAGTGTTTGAACAAAGAAAAGCCTTTCGGGATGGATGCCTTGTGGGATAAGAAGCAATTTGGCACAAGAGCTAGGAACTGGAGTGGTGGAAACCTTCACCCTGCACCCAAGCAAGAAAGCACTCAATAATCCCACATTCAAGGGAAACCACCTAAAGGATTCCCAAAAAGGAGCAGATGGCTAGAATGAGTCTTGAACTTTCCCCtcagatatttatatattagaAAGAGAAAATCTAACTccagccagctggctctggaggtAAAGGAGCAAAAAATATCTGTAGGATGTTCTTAAAAATACTATTCTTAATAGCAGAGTAAACCAAATTTCACATTCAGTAATTCAGTGTTACAAGGCTTCAGGCTTATGAGATTCACAATTCTTAAAGCTTTAACTCAAACATCTCTTGTGAAAGGCTTTCACTGAATTCCATTTCAAATGTAATGAAGGATTTACATCCCTTCCATGTTTCTCATCTAAAGTTGCAACTGTGGACTCAGAAGCATTTATCCAAAAAACCAATGAGCCTGCAGAAAGAGCCCCTTTCATTTGCATAAACAAGATCTTTTTGATCACAGAATCTGTTCCTTcaaaggaaggggaagaagagCAAAGGCACAGAGGATCCCTCCAGGTCAAAGACAGAGCAGAACCAACTCCTGCCTTGGTCCCAGGTCACCCAGACTGGGGAGTCTGGAACATGGAATAGCTCAGGAGTCTCAGGAACACCAACACCCCATCTGATCCTTGCTCTAGCCTGCTCTGTGGTTAGCAATTTCTCCATGTGTCAGCTGCTgtttgaaacacatttttaataacATCCAGTGTTATAAAAAGCTAAGAATGCTTTCTCAGTGTGACTCTAAATTCAGATCAACACAAACCAGGTATAAACCCAACTTTCTGCTTACCATTTAACCTCTACTTTTTATCAGAAGAGCTGTTAAAAATGGACTCAaggttttgttctgatttttgcCATTACCTAATTTTTGCAGTACAGTATTTGAGTACAATTCTGAATACCAGAGGAAATGCTAAAATACAGAGAGGCACTTCTTTGAAATACATGCAGAGATATGGAGGCTTTTAAAAGCAGATCTTGTAAGCAATCCCAGTATGATGGGTCAGGGTTTGGTGTGGGGTGGTTTTCAGATAATTATTAATTAGAAAGCTGCAGTGAGTTAAAGTAGATTTTTTACCTGATTGAAAATATCTCCTCGAACAACTTCACAATCAACTTTGTATTTACAGATCAGGCAGGAAGCTGTTGCAAAGGAACCTGAGGGGAAAAACCCAAGTGGTAGCATCAGGATTTTCAGTCATTCAGATCTGGTGTTATGGCCAAGCTGTTTTCACAAAAAGGCTGTTATGCTGCAGTGCTACAGAAATCAGGCATTTAAAAGGTAATGCAAAATTAAGAGCAGATCCTTGTAATACTAGAAGTTGTTGTTCTAGGTGTTAGTCAGCAGAAATCTTGTTTTAGGAGTAGCCATACAGCACATGCATGTCACCACAAAGGATTCTGTGTGCTCTCATTCCCCTGAGCTGTGCAAGCACAGAcaaggagcagagagcagaaagtGCCCTTCTCATTACACAGCAGTGGTGCtgcacagcctcagcagcacagcaactccacacagagcacagaattACTGAGGAAATGCATTAGGAAAGACAATATGCTTACAGGGTATTGTATCTGGGTAAGACAAAGAGagtgaaagcacagaaaaaccTGGAGCAGATCATTTATGAGCACctggcagctcagctctgctgatcACTGCAGGCCTGCCAACAGCACAGCTTCTGAaaccctgctcagcactgcagctccccagagccaggggTTCCAAGGACCATGGCAGGTGTGACAGTCATTGGCTCATTCTAATTAGCTGATTGTAATAATTCAGAGCTTCACACAGCACGTTAGGGAAGTCTGTCAGGCTCACAAACCCAACTCAGAGGCatctgctgcccttctctgcaaCTCCATGATGTGAATTATTGCTCAGCAGCACAAGTTTGGTGCCCATGCATGAGCCATTCCCAGGCCATGGCCTCTGCTCACTCAGCTCCAGCAATGGCAAGGAATACAATCCAACTCCAGCTGCATGGGTTGAATGCAAGAGCCATCCCAAATACAGCAGAATGCACCTCAGACACCACAGTTCTCACAGCAGGAACTGCACTGTAGGTCTGCAGTGACAGATGGGGCTGAAGGCTCACATAAGAACTCCCCAAATCACTGCAAGGTTCTTTTTTAGCTGCTCATGATTAACTTGCCATTGCCCCAGCCACAGGATAAAGTAGAATAAGTAGAGCAGTGTGAGCCCCCACAGAAGAGTTTGGTTTCTCTCCAGCTACCGTCATTAGGCAACAAGCATTTGttaaaagagcagcagctgtagGTCAGATAAAGCTTGATGGGCTCAAAATAACTTTTGCTAATTTCCAAAGGCCTCAAAATCTCCAAGTGCACAAGCTTTTAAAGCATCTGTGTCATTCAGAATCACTTTATACAGGACATGCACTAAAGATGGTCTGTGATCCATCCCTGCAGTGATGTGCAAAAACCCAGCCAGGTAAGGGGTTTGTGATAAATGCCTCAGATGCAATGCCAGCCAAAAGAAAACGTGTGACACACTGAGCACAGATGGaaaccagccctggggctgggagctggctggcagagctgctgtgtgctgcctgggctctgctcagagcactgtgcttgctgtgcctggggagccCAACCCCACAGATCTGCactgagctgagctctgtgtggaAACCACGAGAGTCTGGCCCCTGGCAAAGGTGCAATTAGATGGACGGGCCTTACAGTGCTGCTTTTAGATGATTTATGTGTCTGAAGTTTACTAAATGATCCAAACATGCATTTAAGAACTAATTTTCTGAATACTTTTCTTGGAAATTAATCCTTGGACTCTCAGCTTGACACACGCAAGCCCTTGGAAATGGAAAGCATATCAAGCAATTAAAGCAATTCCACTTAATTAGGCCTCATAATTACAGAATCTGTATGACACTGAAGGTGTAACAAGAGGATCTTCAACTGAACTGGTGATTAATCCTCAATGTTTTATACATGAGGTGGAGTCATTGAAGTGTCAGGatattttcagatttcagtGGAATATAACCTAAATAAAGAATCAGATAACACCCAGACTCCCCTTTCAtaggagggatgggatgggcagTGAGAGGGACCTCTGGCAAGACTGGTTCCCATGTCGTGCTGTCACACAGATCAAGAAGCACCAAATGCATTTTCCAAGTTACAGTCCAAGCTTGTGCCAACAGGGTGTGGATCTTCACTGATACACAGACCCACCATCAAGCTCAATTCCTAACAGGAGTTATTTCTACTTGAAACACTTCTGATTTAAACATGCAAGCTGTCTAAAACAAAACTTCACCATTTAAAAACCAGAATATTTGTTGGCAAGAGACAGGAATTCAAGGAAAGAAGGGTTAATTCCAACAGTGATTACCCTGTCAAATGCACCAGTAAGAACTCCCACAGGGAAAATGAGTGAAACTACAGCACTAACCATGGCACTGGATTATCCTCTGGATGCCTGCCACCTGCTCCAGGGTGTCGATGTTCTGGGTGTAGTTGCGAAGGAGTTTTCCCTCTTTATCCATCAAGGCGATGAACTTGTGACAGAGGGATGGCTGGAACTGTCCTGGGTAGATTTCctggggaatgcagcagcacatcaGACACTGCAAGTGGGTGCAGAGTTTACCTGAGCTGGGCACTGTCCCAGCCATGCCAGAGccctcccctgtccctccctgtgccctgcatccagctcctctcccactgcccagcccctcagccTGCCTGCAGAACTGCTCCCTGCAAGCTTGGGTTCCACACAGCACAAAAGCAATGCTCAgatcttttctggttttgagaATTATGAAATAGAAAGCTTTCTCTCCTTTGTTAAGTATCAAGTGAACTCAATATTTGTTACTAGAAATGTATTCTGATGGACAGAAAAGGAGGagtgaaaaggcagaaaagtaaAAAGTATCAGCCAAATTAGATTTGGACTTTTCTGGTAAAACCTGTGTGTAGACAGGTTTCAAGTAAGTTGATTTTTTTGCTTGCTGtgatgttttttggtttggggtgggtttttgtttgtgggggTGGTGTTTTCTAATATTAAAACCCAAAGGAACCAAGTATACTAATGAACATCAAAATTTGTTAGTATCTGGATAGGAGGCTTTCAGAGAAAGCCAAGCAGAAAAAGAATgcattggttttcttttccaatCTTTGTAACAGGACAGACCAGTAGTATGAATTGtgagaaatggaagaaaagatGAGCACAACCAGTGGTGACTGATTTTCACAAGTCCTTACTGGTCCTGTAG from the Melospiza georgiana isolate bMelGeo1 chromosome 8, bMelGeo1.pri, whole genome shotgun sequence genome contains:
- the SIRT1 gene encoding NAD-dependent protein deacetylase sirtuin-1, coding for MADGDAAPLRPRGPAGPGSDSAEPAAKRHRRGSGSAAPAPRPDRAAGPPPAPAAAAAVPAEPPGEEAAAAADGGRAEREEGGEAAAARSGADGGAGLRGLPRAEPPPRRDQGEGAEAAPGEDAAEAAPGCGRAQCSNGAAAVPAPHPDNFLLSDEIIANGFHSCDSDEEDRASHASSSDWTPRPRIGPYTFVQQHLMLGTDPRTILKDLLPETIPPPELDDMTLWQIVINILSEPPKRKKRKDINTIDDAVKLLQECKKIMVLTGAGVSVSCGIPDFRSRDGIYARLAVDFPDLPDPQAMFDIEYFRKDPRPFFKFAKEIYPGQFQPSLCHKFIALMDKEGKLLRNYTQNIDTLEQVAGIQRIIQCHGSFATASCLICKYKVDCEVVRGDIFNQVVPRCPRCPPEEPLAIMKPDIVFFGENLPEQFHRAMKYDKNEVDLLIVIGSSLKVRPVALIPSSIPHEVPQILINREPLPHLHFDVELLGDCDVIINELCHRLGSEYTKLCYNSVKLSEITEKPPRPHKELEALSAELPPTPLNISEGSSSPGRMSPASPAVVSQHPPECKLENCEPASETKGTCSEETLQVSSENPENPASELMNSETMKENGSNDGENKEKSEILKKCWVNRSAKEQISKRLDGSQYLFLPPNRYIFHGAEVYSDSEDDIISSSSCGSSSDSGSCRSQSLDVEDESEMEEFYNGVEDEDAPEREEEPGSGEDGAEQEELAAAEPAESSEAAGRERPGNAP